ATCAGACGCCGCCGACGGCGAGGAACCCTGCCACCACCAGCATGATCGAGCCGACCAGCAGGTCGAGCACCTGCCAGGTGCGCGGCCGGTTCAGCCACTTGGACAGCACAGCGCCACCCAGCGCCAGCGCGCTGAACCAGACCACCGAGGCGATGACGGCGCCGATGGCGAAGAGCCACCGATCCGCTCCGAAGGTGTTCGCCATGGTTCCCAGCACCACCATCGTGTCCACCCACGCATGGGGGTTCAGGATGGACACGCTCAGGCCGGTGGCGGCGATCGAGGAGATCCGGGTGACCTGCACCTGCTGGGCGACCTTCAGACCGCCGGTCGCAGGGGAGCCGCCGCTCGCGGGGGAGGGGGAGCCGGCGTCGTCGTCGGAGTCCTGGCTGGAGAGCTC
The nucleotide sequence above comes from Nesterenkonia halotolerans. Encoded proteins:
- a CDS encoding LysE/ArgO family amino acid transporter; its protein translation is MTIVLTGLLTCLALIVAIGPQSAWLLRQGLRRDRVLLAVTCCVVGDIALIALGTAGVGAVLDHAPWLMEVLRWAGVAYLTWFAYRSFLAAHRAGRAMKPGLHVELSSQDSDDDAGSPSPASGGSPATGGLKVAQQVQVTRISSIAATGLSVSILNPHAWVDTMVVLGTMANTFGADRWLFAIGAVIASVVWFSALALGGAVLSKWLNRPRTWQVLDLLVGSIMLVVAGFLAVGGV